Part of the uncultured Desulfobacter sp. genome, AGGTGTTGCGCCGCCCGCCGCTCCATATAAAGAGATTGCGTCCGATCCAGGCCAGGACCATATCGGTGGACAACCCGATAAATCCGATGATCAGAATGGCCGCATAGACATTTTCATAAATGCGGTACTTGGCCTGCTGGTTTATGAACCAGGTGATGCCGGTGCTGGTGCCGACCACTTCGGCCACAATAAGGTAGGTCCATGCCCAGCCCAGAAGAATCCGAAGATCCAGGAAAACATGGGGGGCAATGGCCGGCAGCACCACTTTCTTAAACAAGGTGCCGCCGCTTGCGCCCAGTGTCTGGGCCGCCTCCAGCAGGGAGGGCGGCATCAGACGGGTGGTGTTGGCAATGACCAGCACCTGCTGGAAAAAAGTACCGATGAAAATAATGGCAATTTTGGGCGCATCGTTAATTCCTAAAACCGCCACGGCAAGGGCCCCGAATACCGGTGCCGGCATGTACCTGAAAAATTCCATAAAGGGCTCGGTCAGCTTGGAGAAAAAATCAAACACCCCGCAGATGATCCCCAAAGGCACGCCGATGATGGAAGAGAGCAAAAAACCGTAAAACACCACCCGGATACTGTGGGCCAGACTTTCGTGGAGCCACGGGTCTTCCGGCCTGCGGGGTTCGGCCTTAAATGAGGTACAGACCGCTGTCAGCACCTTGTGCGGCGGCGGAAGATATACAGGATTCACACGTCTGCCGGTCGCAATCCGGCTTTCGCTTTGGGCAAGTCGTTTGTTTTCTTCCTCAAAGAGATTGCGCTTTACCCGCTGGCCTTCTTCAAAATAGATACTGTCTCCGGCAGACTGAATCTCCATCATGGGATGCCATAAAAAGGGCAGGTAACTGACCGCCGACCACACCAGCAGGGGGAGTATAAAGGAGAGCAGGATCAATACTGCTTTTTTCCTTGCCGGAAGCGGCTTTTGAATTGAAAACCAGGTCATGGCTTTGTTTCCTTATTTCAGCAGCGTGTTGGTGAATGACGGGTCAATGACCTTTTTGGTATTCACAGGCTTGTCGTATACTTTATTTTCAATCATGAACTTGTTTGACATTTCACTGGAGCCGTACAGGCTTGAAAATCCATCGCCGGGTTTAAAGGCGGCGGCCGCTTCCTGTAAGGTGAAAATTTTGGTCCCTTTCAGAAACGGTTCGTACTCTTCGGGGGACAGGGCGACACGGGAAGAGAGAATTTCAAGCATCTGCTTGCTGTTTGCCGGATCTTTCATGTAAGAAACGATGTCATACCAGGCAGCCACCACGCTCTGCCAGTCTGCACGGCGCTCTATCAGGGAATTAAGGGATACGGTCAGGGTGTCATAAATCAGGCCGGGGGCGTCGGCGCTGGTATAAACCTGTGAAGATCCGTGTACAGATTTAAGGGCCTGGCCTGAATTGGGCTGCCATGCAACAATGGCATCAACATCTCCGGAGGCCAGGACCTGGGCTGTCTGATGGGTGGGGATGTTCACCAGGGTCACATCTTTTTCCGTCAACCCGTTGTCTTTCAGGGCGTTGATTAACAGCAGATGGCTGACGCAACCGATCTCGACCCCGATTTTTTTACCCTTTAACGCCGTGACGGAATCAAGTCCCGGGGCAGCCACGATTTTATCATTTCCATTGCTGATATCATTTATCAGGATCATTATATTGCGGGAACCCGTGGCATTGAGGATCAGGGCGTCACCGTTGGTCACGCAGACAGCATCAACTTTTCCGGCGGCAAATGCATCCATTGAAGCCATGTACTCAAACCATTTGAGCTCCACCTCCACGCCATGTTTTTCAAAAAAACCCTGCCTGACTCCTATATCCCAGGCGATCCAGCCAGGCCAGTCACTGTAAGCGATTTTCAAAGGGGCTGCATTGGCACTGCCTAAAGCAACAAACAAACACGTTAAGATAAGCACTACTTTGGATTTTAATTTCATGGGACCTCCTGATTAATTATTACGTTTTTATAAAAAAGTATTACTATTGATGGAAACATATAGCAAACTCCGATTCGATGCAACCCCTAAAATGTTAAAAGTGATTTTACTCATAATCAGAAAATAACATCATAATAATGGTGTTTTAACGTGATTGTAAGGCCGAAAGTAGTATCTGTATTCATACCTGTTATTTAAAATCTTGAACTCAATATAAACGTGATAGTAATAATAATTTTATTAATCGTAATAAATATTATTGCCGCATTGTAATGATTCCGGCCAAGGATATTTTGAAGGGGCTCGAATTTGGATGCCGTTGGAGGTGGCCGTTTCAGATTACGCTTCTTTTTGATAAATCCTAAAAAATTTTCGGTAAAAAATAGTATTTTAATTGACCGATGGAAAGTATATACAGACCTAAATAACCGTCCGACAAAAAGTAAAATCGTTGACTCTTTTTATCTGCTCTGGTAAATTTTTCTATATGAAACTTCCAATAAGTTGTTAAATTATTTTCATTTTTAGGTGCATATCGAATCTGGGGTATTAGACGATGTCTGTCTATGGTTGCTGGTTTCGAAAAAATACAATCAAACAGTTTTAAAATCAGGACAAAATGAGGGTCTTATGGTTCAAGATTATGATGATGATATCATTGAATTGACCGATGTGGTCGCAGGCGAATCATCCCAGGATGATGAAGATGTGATTGAATTAACACAGGAATCCCATGATGCAGGCGGTATTTCTTTGTCCCCGGAAAATGGTGAAGAGATGGCGCCGTCTGTGGGCCAGGGCGATATAGAGGCTGTCCTTGAAAAAATTATCGAGAAGAAGTTTTCGGAAATTATTGAGAAAATCCTTTTCGAGGTCACTGAAAAAGTGATCAAGCGTGAAATAGAAGATATTAAAGCAGGGCTTAAAAAAGATCTTGACGATATTGGTTAGACCTGATTAAACGATTGACTTAATTTTTAAAAATTTTTATTAACGTGGCGGGGATTTATACAATCCCCGTTTTTAATTAACTGGCCTTGGACCGCTTTGCCGTATACAACGTATGGCGGTTCACGACATAACATGCACAGCCCCTATATGATAAGGCGCTGTCATCTTAAAAGGGTTTGAGGAGTTGAATTATGTGTTCGGATTCCCTGGACAAAGGATATTCACCTAAAGAGATTGAAGAGAAATGGTATTCATTCTGGCTTGAAAACGGTTTTTTCAAAGCTGAAGATAAAAGCGACAGCCCCCCCTTTTCAATTGTCATTCCACCGCCCAACGTCACCGGTGTGCTTCATATGGGGCATGCGCTGAACAATGTGATCCAGGATGTGATGTGCAGATACAGAAGACTGTTGGGACAGAATGTTCTATGGATGCCGGGAACTGATCACGCCGGAATCGCCACCCAGAACGTGGTGGAACGCAAACTGGCTGCCGAAGGCAAAAACCGTGATCAAGTGGGCCGTGAAGCCTTTATTGAGGAAGTCTGGAAGTGGCGGGAAAAATCCGGTGGTGCCATCATCAATCAGCTCAAGCGGCTTGGCGCATCCTGTGACTGGGACCGGGAACGCTTTACCATGGATGAAGGGCTCTCCGAGGCGGTGCGCAAGGTGTTTGTCCGCCTTTACAAAGAGGGCCTGATTTATGAAGACCAGTATATCATTAACTGGTGCCCCAGGTGCGAGACCGCACTAGCGGACCTTGAGGTGGAGTACGAAGAAAAGGACGGCTACCTCTATTATATCCGCTATCCGTTCAAGGGCGGCCAGAAAAAAGGGCTGACCGTTGCCACCACCCGTCCTGAAACCCTGTTCGGGGATATGGCGGTTGCCGTTAACCCCGAAGACGAACGATTCAAGGATCTTACGGAGACTGAAGTTCAGCTTCCCCTGACAGATCGGGTCATCCCCATTATCCGGGATGAATATGTGGACACCCAGTTTGGTACCGGTGCCTTGAAAGTGACCCCTGCCCATGATCCCAACGATTTTCATCTGGGTGAAAAACACCACCTGAAAAAATTAAAAGTCATTGATGATGCCGGGGCAATGCTGGAAGGGGCCGGACGTTTTGCAGGCCTTGACCGGTTTGAATGCCGCAAACAAGCGGTTGCCGCCCTTGAAGAGCTGGGACTGCTTGAGAAAAAAGAACCCTTGAAGCACAGTGTCGGCAATTGCTACCGCTGCCACACCGATGTTGAGCCTTCCATCTCCAAACAATGGTTTGTCAAGGTCGGCCCCCTTGCTGAAAAAGCAGCCCAGGCCGTAAGAGACGGCAGAACCCGTATTATTCCCGACAACTGGTCCAAAACCTATTTTGAATGGATGGATAATATCAGGGACTGGTGCATATCCCGCCAGATCTGGTGGGGACACCGTATTCCTGTTTGGAAATGCCCGGAGTGCAAGGCTGTTATTGTTGAAGAGACTGATCCTGATAGCTGCCCCACCTGCGGATGCAAAGAGATTGTCCAGGAGACCGATGTCCTTGATACCTGGTTCTCTTCGGCGCTCTGGCCCTTTTCCACCATGGGGTGGCCTGAAAACACCGATCTGTTGAAAACCTTTTATCCGACCAATGTCCTGGTCACAGGGTTCGACATTCTGTTTTTCTGGGTTGCCCGAATGATGATGATGGGCATCCATTTCATGGACGATGAAATCCCGTTTAAGGATGTTTATATCCATGCCCTGGTCAGGGATGAACACGGCAAAAAGATGTCCAAGTCCAAGGGGAATGTCATTGATCCCCTCAAGGTCATTGACGAATATGGTGCAGATGCCTTCCGGTTTACTTTGGCTGCCTTTGCTGCCCAGGGCAGGGACGTTAAAATGTCCGAATCCAGGGTGGAAGGATACAGAAATTTTGTTAACAAATTGTGGAATGCTGCCAGATTCACCCTGATGCACATTACGGAAAAAGATGCACTGACGGACGATCTTGCCCTGACCCTGCCGGATCGTTGGATTTTGTCCCGGTGTGCGCAAACCGCTTTGGCCGTGAAACAGGGTATTGAAGAATACCGGTTCAATGAAGCCGCTTCTGCCGTTTACCAGTTTGTATGGCACGAGTTCTGTGACTGGTACCTTGAAGCTGCCAAGCCTGCCCTGTATGAAAAGTTAGGGGCGGACCAGCGTGACGCAGCCCGCGGTGTTCTGGCAAAGGTACTTGAGGATATTATCATCATGCTGCATCCCTTCATGCCTTTTGTTACCGAAGAAATTTATAATATCCTTCCGGGGACAACCGGCTCCGTTATGAAAGCCGCATTCCCCTATAATGACGATGATTTTAAAAAGTTTAGCGATCCGGCCTGTGAAAAAGAGATGGAATTTATGTTCTCTTTGATCTCAGGGATCCGCAACATCAGATCCGAGATGAATATCCAGCCCTCCACCCGGGTTAAGGTGCTGGCTACTACGGAAGAAAAGGCGGAAAAACTGCTGATTGCCGAAAACAAATCGGTAATTATCAACCTTGCCACCCTTGAGAACCTCTCTTTTTGCGAGGCAGATAATCCGCCGGAATCTTCGGCCACAACTGTTTCAGGCGCCACCACCTGCTATGTCTGCCTTGAAGGCGTGATAGATTTTGACAAGGAGATCAGCCGTCTGGAAAAAGAACTGGAGAAAAACACCAAAGAGTTGAACAATATACTCAAACGGTTGAATAATGACAGCTTCCTTGAAAAAGCCCCTGAAGAGGTAATTGAAAAGGTTAAAGCTCAGCACGAAGAGCTTAAAGAAAAGCAGGATAAGATTGCGGTGAACCTGGATCGGGTTAAGAATCTGAAACAGGATTAGTTTAAATCGTGTTTGAACCAAAAGCCACCCATCTGCGGCGTTGCTTCACAAAGCTACCAAATTATAAAACCGGGCCTCACGTACTATAGTACGCTCCGGTTTTAGCTTTGTTCGCGCCTTGCATGTGGGCAACTTTTGGTTCAAACATGCGTTTTCCATTTAGGCATTAAATATATGGATATGACAGAAAAGATCATTGGGCTGGCACTTTTTGAAGATGCCTGTCTTGGGGATATCACCACGGACAGTATTTTCATTGAGCCCCAGGAATTGACCGCCGTAATCGTGGCAAAACAGAACTTTATCCTGGCGGGAACGGATGTGGCGAAAAAAGTGTTCCATACCGTAGATCCTGCTTTGGAATGCACGATTCACTATAATGATTCGGACACCATAAAAAGAGATGATGTGATTTTCACCGTCATCGGCGATATCCGCTCTCTTTTGGCGGCCGAACGTGTGGCGTTGAATTTTTTGCAGCGGCTTTCGGGCATTGCAACGTTGACGCGGGAATTTGTCACTGCCCTGGACAACCCGGACGTCAGGCTGGTGGATACAAGAAAAACAACCCCCGGGTGGCGAAAAATAGAGAAAGACGCTGTCAGGGCAGGGGGGGGATTTAATCACCGATTTGCCCTTTATGACGGTATTTTGATCAAAGACAACCACATTGCAGCGGCCGGGTCCATTGCGGCGGCCGTTTCCCGTGTCCGTGCCAGGGCGTCTCATCTCATGAAAATAGAAGTGGAAGTATCGGATATGACCCAGGTGCAGCAGGCCCTTGATGCCCGGGCGGATGTGATTATGCTGGACAATATGGACATTGACACCATGACCAAAGCTGTGGCGTTAATTGGAAAACGTGCCGTGGTGGAAGCGTCGGGTAATGTGGGTCTACAGACGTTAAACGCCATTGCCGGAACCGGCGTGGATGTGATTTCCTGCGGGGCACTCACCCATCAGGCGGTGTCGGTTGATCTGAGTATGCGGATTCCTAAGGATTAAGTGGCCTGGGTCAGTCGATTGCGGCCGTTTTCTTTTGACATGTACAACGCCTTATCCGTACGTTTGATAAAAGAGGTAAAATCTTCCCCGTCGATAATCTGAGCAGCGCCGATACTGACGGTCACGGATGTCTGTACACCTTTTTCCGGTGTGAATACCGCTTTCCGGACATTGTCCCTGATGCGGTTTCCCACCAGACAAGCCTCTTGTAACTCTGTTTCCGGTAAAAGCACGGCAAACTCCTCGCCGCCGTAACGGTAGGCGGAATCCATGCTGCGAAGACACGAGGAGATAATCATGCCCATGCTCATGAGCACCTTGTCTCCTTCCAGGTGCCCCCAGGTATCGTTATACTTTTTAAAAAAATCGATATCCAGCATGAGCAGTGACAGGTCCCGGGTATAGCGCTGAAACCGTTCAACTTCTTGTTTTATCTGGTGAAAAAACTGGCGGGAGTTGAACAGCCCTGTCAAGCCGTCGGTGATGGCCAGCTGTTTCATATCTTCGAGCAGCTTATCCCTTTCCTTTTTAAATGCAGCTTCCCTGAGCATCCGTTTGATTCTCAGATCCAGCTCTTCAAAACGGAACGGCTTGAAAATAAAATCACTGGCCCCGGCATTGATGGCTTCTTCATAGGAATAATCCGCAGAATATCCGGTCATGACCATGACATCAATATCGTATTTTTCCCGGATCAGTCTAGTCAATTCTAATCCGTCCATTCCCTGCATCATGATATCGGTTAAAACCACATCGGGTTGAAAGGCTTTGAGAATTTCAACTGCCTGGAATGCATTGTCGGCACTTTTGACATTATAGGTCATCAGTGTTAAAAATTCTTCTACAGATTCTTTAATTGCTATATCATCGTCAACAATGAGAACGGCATGGGCCATTGGTTTCTCCGATATAAATAGAAGACCTTGAACAGCGGCTTTTCTTGACACTGAACATTACAATTGATAAATGTATAGCCTTATTATGATGGATACACCTTTTTTGTCAACTCTTAGTTTGGAGTCTAATTGAAATACGATCACCTTAATATTAGAAATTTTTCTATTATTGCGCACATTGACCATGGCAAATCCACCTTGTCTGATCGCCTGATACAACTATCCGGTATCATAGAGGATAGAGATATGAAAGACCAGATTCTGGACTCCATGGATATTGAGCGAGAGAGGGGAATCACCATAAAATCCCAGACCGTCTCCCTGCCGTATACGGCTTCGGACGGCACCGAGTATCTGCTTAATCTCATTGATACCCCGGGGCATGTGGATTTCTCCTATGAAGTGTCAAGGGCCCTTGCCTCGTGTGAAGGCGCGTTGATCCTGGCCGATGCATCCCAGGGGGTAGAAGCCCAGACCCTTGCCAATCTGTACCTGGCCATGGAGCATGATCTTGAGATTATTCCCATCATCAATAAGATTGATCTGCCGTCGGCGGAGGTCGAATGGGTCAAAAATCAGATTGATGAAGACCTGGGGCTTGACAGTGAAGAGGCGCTTCTTGTCTCCGCAAAAACAGGGCTTGGTGTTGATCAAATTTTTCAGGCTATTGTAGATAAAATACCCGGGCCCACGGTAGAAAAAACAGGCGCTTTCAAGGCCCTGGTCTTTGACTCTCACTATGATCCTTTCCGGGGTGTGATCATTCATTTCAGGATTTTTGAGGGAAGTGTCAAAAAAGGAGACCGTATACAATTCATGTCCAATGATGCGACCTACAAGGTCGAAGAAGTGGGCTTGTTTCAAATCAAACGCAGCCCCCGGCCGACTCTTGACGCAGGCCAGGTAGGATATGTGATTGCCGGGATAAAGCTCATCTCCGATGTTAGAATCGGTGATACGGTGACCATGCCCGATAAGCGGTGCGACAAAGCATTGGGGGGATTCAGGGAACCCACGCCGGTTGTGTTTTCGTCCATGTATCCGGTGTCATCCGATGATTATCCGGAACTGACCGAGGCGTTGGAAAAACTCAAACTCAATGATGCCGCCTTGATTTATGAAAAGGATTCGTCGGCGGCCCTGGGGTTTGGCTACCGATGTGGATTTCTTGGGCTTTTGCACCTTGAAGTGGTCCAGGAGCGCCTTGAGCGCGAATATGATGTGTCGCTGATTTTAACTTCGCCTTCGGTGCAGTATGAAGTCACCTATGTGTCCGGAGAAGTCAAAATCATCGACAACCCCACCGAATATCCTGATCCCACGGAAATCCAGTGCGTTCGGGAACCCATCATCAAAGCCTCCATTATTGTGCCTGACAAA contains:
- the lepA gene encoding translation elongation factor 4, with product MKYDHLNIRNFSIIAHIDHGKSTLSDRLIQLSGIIEDRDMKDQILDSMDIERERGITIKSQTVSLPYTASDGTEYLLNLIDTPGHVDFSYEVSRALASCEGALILADASQGVEAQTLANLYLAMEHDLEIIPIINKIDLPSAEVEWVKNQIDEDLGLDSEEALLVSAKTGLGVDQIFQAIVDKIPGPTVEKTGAFKALVFDSHYDPFRGVIIHFRIFEGSVKKGDRIQFMSNDATYKVEEVGLFQIKRSPRPTLDAGQVGYVIAGIKLISDVRIGDTVTMPDKRCDKALGGFREPTPVVFSSMYPVSSDDYPELTEALEKLKLNDAALIYEKDSSAALGFGYRCGFLGLLHLEVVQERLEREYDVSLILTSPSVQYEVTYVSGEVKIIDNPTEYPDPTEIQCVREPIIKASIIVPDKYMGNVMQVCHEFRGESTNYQYLTSNRMEMKFTLPLAEVVYEFYDRLKSVTQGYGSFDYEIAGYQETNLVKLDFLINAERVDALSMLIHRDKAETKARAACKKLREEIPRQQFKIPIQGAIGGKIIARETISAYRKDVTAKCYGGDISRKRKLLEKQKKGKKRMKMVGSVEIPQSAFLSVLKTD
- a CDS encoding ABC transporter substrate-binding protein codes for the protein MKLKSKVVLILTCLFVALGSANAAPLKIAYSDWPGWIAWDIGVRQGFFEKHGVEVELKWFEYMASMDAFAAGKVDAVCVTNGDALILNATGSRNIMILINDISNGNDKIVAAPGLDSVTALKGKKIGVEIGCVSHLLLINALKDNGLTEKDVTLVNIPTHQTAQVLASGDVDAIVAWQPNSGQALKSVHGSSQVYTSADAPGLIYDTLTVSLNSLIERRADWQSVVAAWYDIVSYMKDPANSKQMLEILSSRVALSPEEYEPFLKGTKIFTLQEAAAAFKPGDGFSSLYGSSEMSNKFMIENKVYDKPVNTKKVIDPSFTNTLLK
- a CDS encoding ABC transporter permease subunit, with product MTWFSIQKPLPARKKAVLILLSFILPLLVWSAVSYLPFLWHPMMEIQSAGDSIYFEEGQRVKRNLFEEENKRLAQSESRIATGRRVNPVYLPPPHKVLTAVCTSFKAEPRRPEDPWLHESLAHSIRVVFYGFLLSSIIGVPLGIICGVFDFFSKLTEPFMEFFRYMPAPVFGALAVAVLGINDAPKIAIIFIGTFFQQVLVIANTTRLMPPSLLEAAQTLGASGGTLFKKVVLPAIAPHVFLDLRILLGWAWTYLIVAEVVGTSTGITWFINQQAKYRIYENVYAAILIIGFIGLSTDMVLAWIGRNLFIWSGGRRNTFFQIVFETFTGSRDTTFTFLKNRDTRYEHTDTAQL
- a CDS encoding diguanylate cyclase — translated: MAHAVLIVDDDIAIKESVEEFLTLMTYNVKSADNAFQAVEILKAFQPDVVLTDIMMQGMDGLELTRLIREKYDIDVMVMTGYSADYSYEEAINAGASDFIFKPFRFEELDLRIKRMLREAAFKKERDKLLEDMKQLAITDGLTGLFNSRQFFHQIKQEVERFQRYTRDLSLLMLDIDFFKKYNDTWGHLEGDKVLMSMGMIISSCLRSMDSAYRYGGEEFAVLLPETELQEACLVGNRIRDNVRKAVFTPEKGVQTSVTVSIGAAQIIDGEDFTSFIKRTDKALYMSKENGRNRLTQAT
- the nadC gene encoding carboxylating nicotinate-nucleotide diphosphorylase — encoded protein: MTEKIIGLALFEDACLGDITTDSIFIEPQELTAVIVAKQNFILAGTDVAKKVFHTVDPALECTIHYNDSDTIKRDDVIFTVIGDIRSLLAAERVALNFLQRLSGIATLTREFVTALDNPDVRLVDTRKTTPGWRKIEKDAVRAGGGFNHRFALYDGILIKDNHIAAAGSIAAAVSRVRARASHLMKIEVEVSDMTQVQQALDARADVIMLDNMDIDTMTKAVALIGKRAVVEASGNVGLQTLNAIAGTGVDVISCGALTHQAVSVDLSMRIPKD
- a CDS encoding valine--tRNA ligase; this encodes MCSDSLDKGYSPKEIEEKWYSFWLENGFFKAEDKSDSPPFSIVIPPPNVTGVLHMGHALNNVIQDVMCRYRRLLGQNVLWMPGTDHAGIATQNVVERKLAAEGKNRDQVGREAFIEEVWKWREKSGGAIINQLKRLGASCDWDRERFTMDEGLSEAVRKVFVRLYKEGLIYEDQYIINWCPRCETALADLEVEYEEKDGYLYYIRYPFKGGQKKGLTVATTRPETLFGDMAVAVNPEDERFKDLTETEVQLPLTDRVIPIIRDEYVDTQFGTGALKVTPAHDPNDFHLGEKHHLKKLKVIDDAGAMLEGAGRFAGLDRFECRKQAVAALEELGLLEKKEPLKHSVGNCYRCHTDVEPSISKQWFVKVGPLAEKAAQAVRDGRTRIIPDNWSKTYFEWMDNIRDWCISRQIWWGHRIPVWKCPECKAVIVEETDPDSCPTCGCKEIVQETDVLDTWFSSALWPFSTMGWPENTDLLKTFYPTNVLVTGFDILFFWVARMMMMGIHFMDDEIPFKDVYIHALVRDEHGKKMSKSKGNVIDPLKVIDEYGADAFRFTLAAFAAQGRDVKMSESRVEGYRNFVNKLWNAARFTLMHITEKDALTDDLALTLPDRWILSRCAQTALAVKQGIEEYRFNEAASAVYQFVWHEFCDWYLEAAKPALYEKLGADQRDAARGVLAKVLEDIIIMLHPFMPFVTEEIYNILPGTTGSVMKAAFPYNDDDFKKFSDPACEKEMEFMFSLISGIRNIRSEMNIQPSTRVKVLATTEEKAEKLLIAENKSVIINLATLENLSFCEADNPPESSATTVSGATTCYVCLEGVIDFDKEISRLEKELEKNTKELNNILKRLNNDSFLEKAPEEVIEKVKAQHEELKEKQDKIAVNLDRVKNLKQD